GTTTTCAATGGAGCTGGCGCCGAGTACGAAACCGTCATCAAAAGTTACACTGAAGAAGGCGCTGAATTGGAGATACTGGAAAAGCGGGAGCTTCCCGTTTCTGATATCGTGGTAACCCTGTGTCAGGCGATCCCCAAAGCCGAAAAAATCGAGGGAATAATCCGCCATGCAACGGAATTGGGGGCAAATCGGATTATCCCTTTCCTATCCGCCCGCTCCATACCGCGCCCTGGTTCGTCTAAATCTTCACGACGGGCAAAAATTAATGACCCTAATGAGAAGATTAGCGTTCATAAGCTGGAGCGGTGGCGCAAGATAGCCGTCGAGGCCTGTCGCCAATCGGGTCGGGCCGACATTCCTGAAATAACTGATATTATGACGTTTAACAACATGCTTGCGACTCTTCCGCCGGGCGGATTGAGATTAATCCCCTGGGAAGAGGAGACAGAGGTTTCTCTTTGCGATGTTTTTACAAAACAACGATTAATCTCCAGTAATGACTCCAGCATCCCCATAAAGAAGATCATGCTTGCAATCGGCCCGGAAGGGGGATTCAGCGTAGAGGAAATCGACTTGGCCAGGCGTGCCGGTTTCATCTCCGTAAGTTTGGGGAAACGGGTGCTGCGGGTAGAGACGGCTTCGCTTGCCGCCCTTGCCGTTATCCAGTATGAGCTTAAATACATTTGAGGTTAATTAATGACAAATATCCGCTACGCAGGTTTCTGGAGACGACTTCCGGCATTTATGATCGACAAGGCCATTGTCTATGCGATCTCGCTAAATGTTTCACTTATCGCCCTTTTTGCCGTCGGCCTGGGAAGCGACATCATGAAACTCCTCCAGTCTCCCCCGGAAGAGTTAGCACGCGGGGCAGGCGCGCTTACGTTTCTGTGTGTCTTTCTTTCACTTGTCGTTGACATGACCTACTTCACCTGGTTTCACGGAATCAGCGGGCAAACTCCGGGGAAAATGCTCCTTCGCCTCCGCGTCATTGCCGTATCGGGCGAACCAGTAACCACCGGGACAGCATTTCTGCGCTGGGCAGGCTACCTGATTTCGGGGCTTTTTTTCTCGATTGGCTTTTTATGGGTCGCCTTTGACCGCAAGAAACAGGGATGGCACGACAAGATAGCCATGACTATTGTAGTTTGTGTGGATAAAGCCACAACCACGCCCTCTTCTTCCCTCCCCTCCCTTGCGGAACCCCCGCTTTCCGAACCCCCTTCAACCAAGGAAGACAACCAAAATGAAACATCCACTGCTTCCTAATTTTAAAACATCGAAGCGCCGCGAAAAACGGCTTGACAAACAAGTCCAGATTTTATAGAGGACTGCCGCAATATAGAGAAGCGCTTATCAAGAGGGCCGGTAGCTCAGTCGGTAGAGCAACGGACTGAAAATCCGTGTGTCGACAGTTCAATTCTGTCCTGGCCCACCATAAGAATCAAGGGGTTGCGAAGGAACACCGTAACCCCTTTTTCTTTACCCCGCTTTCCAGTCCCACTATAGTTCCGCTTTTTGCTCTGAAATATCATGACGGATAGTGAGCGCCTTCCCATAAAAAACGGCGGATGCTCTCGCACCCGCTCGGAGGCTTATGAATATTCAGGAAGCGGGGAATAACGCTCTCAATTCCTCAAGAACGCTGAGCTGAACATCCAAAGCAGGGATCTCCGCGTGCATCTTTTCCAGGTGTGGAATTTCCTTGCCCATCATTTTTACAAGCTTTTTCAACCCGGGAAACATCGCTGCCGGGGGATACTGTGAACGTTCAAGATGATGAACGAGTCTCAGGGTTTTCAGGCCGTCAAACCAGACATGGAATTGCCGAAGCAAGTGCTCCGAATCCGCGCAGTTCTTGCGCATGCTCTCCCAATTGCCAGGAAAGCCGGCGAGCGTGAGATATTCATGCAGAAGGGGATGAATGTTTTTTGCCGCCTTCATGATTGCCCCGGCGTTTCTATCCGGGTCAGACTTTATTTCTGCCAGCCATTGGCGGATAAATATAAATATATCAGGATTGTGGATAAGATGCTCCGCTCTGCCTTCTTCGAGGAAATAGAGCATCTTCCGTCCGGTGCCAAACGCCACCCGGCGGGAAGGACGCGCCGAAGGGTGGACTGTTGTGCCCTCGATTAGGCCGATCCTGCCCAGTTTGGCAAGTTTGTCGAGAAAATGAAAATCCTCCGCGACTGCCCTTCGGTTCATTCCCCTCACGGCAATGTAGGAATCCGCCGTGCAGGAGATCGTCGAGCCAATCGCCGGAAAGGCGTAAGGGGAGGCGGCAAACGAAAGTCCGATCACGTAGGCGCGCAGAAATATCTCGTAGCGGCAAATGGCGGAAAGCAGATTGATATCTTCAGGTTTCTGGTGGGCATAACCAACCGTCGCCGCCGGGCAATTATTCTTCTGGAAAAAAGAAGCAATTGCCGCGAGATAGTTCTCTTCCACGCATGTATCGGCATCCAGGCAGGAGATGATGCCGGAGCCCCGCGACCGGGCAGTCAGAATCATCACCGCGGCATCCATGCCAATCTTTCTCGCGGCGCCGACCCCGCCGGCGCTCTCCGGAATCTCCCTCCCCGGAGAGGAGGCGTCGATTGCCGCCAGCCGCAATCCGCTCTTCGCAATAATCTCACAATCATCTTTAATGTTTATATTAGAGGATACTGAAACAGTTTCCTTTTTTACCAAACATCTCAGAATGGCGAGCGTTTCCTGATTATCGGCGACTGCCCTGCCGCCGGCAAGAGAGGGACGGTGATTGTTGACGACGCAGATCACCGCTGTCCGGCCGAGATCGGCAGGGGGATTTTTCGCAACGGAGGCAAGCGTTTGAAAAAGCGAATCCCGCTCCTCCAGCGCCGGGATCACGACGGCGTTTTCCACCCCTTCCCGTGTTTGGACAAGGATCTGCCTGTCCCCGAGGATTGAGTATTTTTGCAGATATTTGTCCGCTTTGGAGAGTTTAATCATCGCCCTCGTTCATCATCAGAAAAAGCGCCGCCTCTACATCGGGGCGATTGAGCCAGTTAATGCGAACGCCGTTTTTTTCCATTTTCCGGAACCATGTTTCCTGTCTCTTGGCGAACTGGTGAATTCTGGTATTGAGAAGGGCTGTCATGTCGGAAAGACCGATTTCTCCCCGCAAATAAAGTGCGACGTAGCGATATTCCAGCCCGAGGGCAGCGAGACGTTCCCAGCCTACGCCGTTTGCATGAAGATGGCGCACCTCTTCGATCATTCCCGCATCGAGACGCTCCCTGAGACGGACAGTTATTTGCCGGCGCAGTTCCTCCCTTGGGGGATGAATGCCGATCACAAAGGGTGACAGGTGGGGAAAATCCGGATGCCGTCCCGCTTCCCCATGCTGAAAAAGCGCGATTTCAATAGCCCTTAACAGCCTTTCTCTCTCAAGAAGATCCGTTTTGTTATGTAAATGGGGATTGAGCAACTCCAGACGCGCGCGCAGTGAATCCATGTCCTCGTGAAGCAGTGTTTCGCGCATCTGCTTATTTTCAGGCACCTCCTCCATCCGGTATCCGCGCAATATTGAATCAAGATACAGCCCCGTGCCGCCTGCCATGAGCGGCAAGCCGCCGCGCCGGGAGATTTCCTGAAAAACTCCGACAAATTGTTTCTGGAAGGCAAAGACGCTGAACTCTTCATCCGGGTCAATGATATCCAGCAGATGAACCGGAATCACACCCCCCTCACCCGTATAGTCGGCAAGGTCCTTTCCCGTTCCTATATCCAGTCCGCGATAAACCTGCCGGGAATCAGCGGAAATAATTTCTCCCCCGACGACCCTGGCCAGGCCCACGGCAAGCTTGGTCTTGCCCGCGGCGGTTGGCCCCAATACGACGAGCAGATTATGCCTATCCTTGAATTTATTGAGATTTGCCTCAGAAAAGACCACTTGACGCACCCAAAAAAAATCCCGACCGCAAAACACGGCCGGGATGTAAACTGTTAAATAATTGCCTTATAACGGTTTCACGTTTACCGCGGCAGGGCCTTTTTTCCCCTGCTCAATGTCGAAGCTGATTCTCTGCCCTTCATAAAGGGTTTTAAACCCGTCGCCTGTTATAGCGCTGAAATGCACAAAAACATCCCCGCCCTCGTCATTTTCGATAAAGCCAAACCCCTTCTTTTCGTTGAACCACTTCACTTTTCCTTCTGCCAATTTTTGTTCCCCCTTTCAAAAAGATTAGCTACGTTGTTTTTCATACCCCCCAAAAAGCAAAAAACCACCTTCATTCAGAAATTATCTCTGAATTGACGGCGGCTTGATTTTCTGCCTAACACATTCTGGAAGATATGAGTTCCCAACTTTTACCTATTCCCACCACTTAATTTAAAGCACATCCTTTTTGATATGTACTCTGGGCGGTGATCGGTGCTAACACCGTTTTTTTGCAAATGCAAGCTTTTTTTTATCGGTTTTATGGCACGCCGCCCGATGTTCAGGGCCAAACTCTTCCAGAATTGGCAA
This DNA window, taken from Syntrophobacterales bacterium, encodes the following:
- a CDS encoding 16S rRNA (uracil(1498)-N(3))-methyltransferase, with product MTATRLYLPILLQRGDVCRTAADQAHYLGSVLRMKEGSRLTVFNGAGAEYETVIKSYTEEGAELEILEKRELPVSDIVVTLCQAIPKAEKIEGIIRHATELGANRIIPFLSARSIPRPGSSKSSRRAKINDPNEKISVHKLERWRKIAVEACRQSGRADIPEITDIMTFNNMLATLPPGGLRLIPWEEETEVSLCDVFTKQRLISSNDSSIPIKKIMLAIGPEGGFSVEEIDLARRAGFISVSLGKRVLRVETASLAALAVIQYELKYI
- a CDS encoding RDD family protein, yielding MTNIRYAGFWRRLPAFMIDKAIVYAISLNVSLIALFAVGLGSDIMKLLQSPPEELARGAGALTFLCVFLSLVVDMTYFTWFHGISGQTPGKMLLRLRVIAVSGEPVTTGTAFLRWAGYLISGLFFSIGFLWVAFDRKKQGWHDKIAMTIVVCVDKATTTPSSSLPSLAEPPLSEPPSTKEDNQNETSTAS
- the miaA gene encoding tRNA (adenosine(37)-N6)-dimethylallyltransferase MiaA encodes the protein MVFSEANLNKFKDRHNLLVVLGPTAAGKTKLAVGLARVVGGEIISADSRQVYRGLDIGTGKDLADYTGEGGVIPVHLLDIIDPDEEFSVFAFQKQFVGVFQEISRRGGLPLMAGGTGLYLDSILRGYRMEEVPENKQMRETLLHEDMDSLRARLELLNPHLHNKTDLLERERLLRAIEIALFQHGEAGRHPDFPHLSPFVIGIHPPREELRRQITVRLRERLDAGMIEEVRHLHANGVGWERLAALGLEYRYVALYLRGEIGLSDMTALLNTRIHQFAKRQETWFRKMEKNGVRINWLNRPDVEAALFLMMNEGDD
- a CDS encoding cold-shock protein; this translates as MAEGKVKWFNEKKGFGFIENDEGGDVFVHFSAITGDGFKTLYEGQRISFDIEQGKKGPAAVNVKPL